The following nucleotide sequence is from Amia ocellicauda isolate fAmiCal2 chromosome 14, fAmiCal2.hap1, whole genome shotgun sequence.
atgttcctccctttcccgtaacccttgactgtaccttacatcttgacggaCTTagttttactttccaggatgtatgtccacacttactgtacttaactgtataaattggaagttgtgaaatgtattatatcttgaattgctttgttttatgcaaattttaatttgtaatgtttgtcttgtacttaactgtattcttgcactttgtatggcactggataagggcgtctgccatgaaataaaaataataataataatcatcctgATGCAATAAATGATGCTGGAAATACCTTACAATGAACTACAATCAAGTCCAATGCAGATACTCAGGACCAAGctggttaaaataaatattacatacaGTGTAATACTCAGTGTAGTACTCAGTGTAATTGATACAAAGTTTGTCATTTCAGGCCTCACCAGCTCTTGCTACAATACTTTTAGTTTAAAGAACAAAGGCAATATATGACGATAGAGAGCTAACCATTCTTATACAGCAAACTGTCAATGTTACATTCTATGACTAAGCATGCACAGGTAAATTGCACATGTGAAAGTATTATATTGGGTAAACACACAGCCTGCGGAATTCAGCTGCGGAAATGGTTGCATTCTGGTAGTGCAGATCTCTGCAGTTCTGCGCTGATCTGCACAATCCCACCGATCAACAACAGAAACAAGCCAGTTAGAATCCAGCTGATGGAAACTGAACTGAATGAATCCGGAGGGAGACATAACGAGGACAACAGCTTGTGAGAATGCCAAGCGGGAAGCTGATTGGCTGGCTGATTAGAACTCCCTTCCTGGCAACCAATCAGCTAATGAATAAGACACATGGTAAGTACATAAACCACGACTGGTGGGTTCAGAGTTTATTCCTCTCTGTGAGTGTGGTTAGTGATGGCATTGAGAAGGGTGCAGAGGGAGAAGCTAGTCTTCTTGGTTGTGTGGCTGCTGGGTGGGTTAGTGAACACTCAGTTGCCTGATGTTGATGTAGATGGAAGTGATTGGGATGGTGTTGGCCATGAGGTATATGATTCCAAGGCTGGATTGCCTGCAGAAGTGGCTGGAGAGGGTGGCTATGATTACGGTAGCCCTGATGATGGCTTCTGGAATGTGCAAGATGGGGAAGAGGATGAAGAGCTGTCTAGATCTTCCTTTCACCACATGCATGTCTTCCCAGAAGACGTGGAGCCCGACTCTGATCCCTATACCCTGTCTGAAGGTCATGGTGAGTCTATGGCTTCTATTGCTGCTTGGCTTCCTGTCTGAAAGGGGGAGGGTCATCTGGGACTGAAGGAGGGGTTTGGAGGTTGGTTGGTTGATCCAAATGGGGGAGGGGGTTGGAGTCTAATTGACATCACATGTGACTCATTTGGCTCCTGTAGGGTTTATGTCCACTAACCCTGAGGACTGGAGCTGCCAAGTGTTGGCTGAGACCAAGGCAGCCATTTCTCTGGTGCCATGTACTTGTGGACAGTCCCTAATATAGCCCCATAAGCACTGGAGCTGTGGTGTAGCTACTGTGACCCATTGGAGGCATTGGGCCCTGTTTGTCCCAGCCTGCTGGACACTGTTCTACCCTGTCACTCTCTTGCAGATGAGCTGGAGGAGATTGAGGAAGAGCTGGAGGACATGGAGGAAGAGCTGGAAAACTTAGACGGTGAGGAATCCTGGGAGGAGGAGATGGTGGAGGTGGAACAGCCAGTCGAGCAGGAGGAGCCAGTAGACGGTGAGGAATCCTGGGAGGAGGAGATGGTGGAGGTGGAACAGCCACTCGAGCAGGAGGAGCCAGTAGACGGGGAGGAATCCTCGGAGGAGGAGATGGTGGAGGTGGAACAGCCACTCGAGCAGGAGGAGCCAGTAGACGGGGAGGAATCCTCGGAGGAGGAGATGGTGGAGGTGGAACAGCCACTCGAGCAGGAGGAGCCAGTAGACGGGGAGGAATCCTCGGAGGAGGAGATGGTGGAGGTGGAACAGCCACTCGAGCAGGAGGAGCCAGTAGACGGGGAGGAATCCTCGGAGGAGGAGATGGTGGAGGTGGAACAGCCACTCGAGCAGGAGGAGCCAGTAGACGGGGAGGAATCCTCGGAGGAGGAGATGGTGGAGGTGGAACAGCCACTCGAGCAGGAGGAGCCAGTAGACGGGGAGGAATCCTCGGAGGAGGAGATGGTGGAGGTGGAACAGCCAGTCGAGCAGGAGGAGCCAGTAGACGGGGAGGAATCCTGGGAGGAGGAGATGGTGGAGGTGGAACAGCCAGTCGAGCAGGAGGAGCCAGTAGACGGGGAGGAATCCTCGGAGGAGGAAGAGCCAGCAGCCGGGGGGCGGCCGGTGAAGCCCCGGCCTACAGCAGCCGGGGGGCGGCCGGTGAAGCCCCGGCCTACAGCAGCCGGGGGGCGGCCGGTGAAGCCCCGGCCTACAGCAGCCGGGGGGCGGCCGGTGAAGCCCCGGCCTACAGCAGCCGGGGGGCGGCCGGTGAAGCCCCGGCCTACAGCAGCCGGGGGGCGGCCGGTGAAGCCCCGGCCTACAGCCAATGCACCGAGGACTGACTGTGGAGATGGCAGCATGCAGATCTACCTGCCCCTCGGGAGCTACAGTCGGGTGTTCCTGCAGAGAGGTGAGGAGGGGATGGATTGATCACTTTGTTGCACACTAGGCTTGGGCTTCTCCAGACTTCTTTGGTACTTGACCGCTTGCTGCACTGCACTTCCCGCCAGTTGACTTGAGCCTTGGGAGTGCTATGGCTTCCAGTCCTGCTGCTTCCAGCTAAGCTGTCATTTGACTGAACCCATAACTGGAATATCTTTAGAACCCTTTCCTCTGGTCCTGGTTGCAGAGCTGTGACTACTGGCTCCGACTCTGTGCTGTTGCCCTGACTGTCATGACCATAGCGCCTTGCTGCTTTTGTAGCTCTGTGCTGTGGCTGTAACCTTTCAGTGGGGGGGGGACTCATGCTGACCCTTTGCTCTTTCAGCCAAGATGACTCTGCTGCCGGTGCTGGAGCTACCCAGGACCTGTCAGCACAGGGTGAGGAGGCGCCAAGGGGAAGTGGTGCTCATTGCCTCCTTCCGTGGCTGCTACGTGTGGAAATTGGTGAGCAGTGGAGTGGGAGTCCGGTAGGGGTACTGGAGTGGGGGATTtgaacttgaaggagctggctTTCTATACTCCCTGTATTCCTGGAGTTCAAATGGTGCTGCTTGGCTCTACTCTCCTGAAGCTCAAGACTTGACCCTCTGGGTGCTGATCCTTCAGCTGGACACCAAATGGGGTGAAACTGAAGCTGTGTGGCCTATGAAGTCTATAAATGGTGCAACTCTTGCCCCCTGTGCCCCTGCAGGAGAAGGCTGGCAGGCCGTATGCTGCCCTGACTCTACGCTACTATGACCTCCACCTGAAGATGTCCCAGGTTGCCACTGTGTCCTGCCCACtgaccaccaccacccccctcccctcagCCCAGCCACCCAAGGGCTTGTCCATCTCCTGCAGTGAAGTCTGCATGACTGTCCACCTGCCCACTGGGCCCTTGTCTGCGGTCCACATCCTGAGTAAGAGGGACTAGATGTCTGTAATGTTATAGCTGGGTGTGTCTAACGTGTGATGGGTGGGTTGGGGGTGGATGTCTATTAATAGCATTTATATTGATAATGATGTAGCTGGGGCAGAGGGGCTATAATTGATGCTAGAGCTGAGGGCTGTCTGTAACAGGTGTGCTTTGCTTTTATCCCTCCCCCTCATTTCCAGACTCCTCCAATGCACTGGTCCCAGTGCTGCAGATGCCCAAGTCCTGTGGCTACTCCCTGGTCCGTGGTCAAGGCGAGAACATGCTGACCATCCTCTACACGGCCTGTGATGTCCGGATTGTGGTGAGACGCCCCTCCCCCAGCCTAATTTTGTTCTGCCTCCTCTCTTGGCCTAAATCCTGGAATCTATGGTTAATAGAACATGCATTATGGAACTGGATGCTTGGATTCAGTTGCCTTTTAGTTGACTTGCCAATTTGTTGCTCACTGTTAATATGGTCCTGAATCCTGCTGTCCCTATTCTGTATGTAGTGCACTTGCGTACAAGACTGCCCCTGTGGCCTTCAGGCTCCTCTCCCACAGCCTGGTCTCCACTGGGACTCCAGATGTGGCTCCTGGTTCAATCCCATCTGCCCAGAGCTGGGCATCTGTTGCTGTAGGCATATCCGCTCTCTGCCTCTCCTCAGGCATTGCTTTCCCTCCTGTTGCCCTTTCAAACTCTTGCTTTCTGTTCTGCTCTCAGGCGCAGCGGTACACAATCCAGGTGGTGTACATGACTGCAGCAGGGGAGAGAGCGGAGATCCAGGTGTCTTGCCCCTACCACAAGCTCCAGCCCCAGCAGGGTGAGGCCTGAGGCCTTTGTTGCTGTACTACCCTCCTCCTGCCCCTGTGCTTTTCCACTGAGGGATTGCTTGCTCgttcctttcccatctctccTCTGTACTTGTGTTGGTGATGCTGCTCAATGTTGTCCTACTCGGTAGATTGCTCCTTCCTGTCACCCATATCTCCCTCTGTACTTGTTGTAATACTGCTTGAACCTCACTGCTCGTTTACTCCCCCCAGGCTGCCCCCTTCCCAAGAGCCAGCAAGTCTCCTGTGGGCCCAAAAGGGTCCGAGCCGCCACCTGCTTGGCCAGGGGCTGCTGTATGGATCCTGAGACTGCCCACTGCTACTACCCCCTGGATGGTAAGGACTGCTTAGAACTGAACCACTTCAAGGGAGTCCTTACGGATGGGGTGGATTTTCAGagctcgctctctccctccagaATGTACCTCGGACAAGCACTTTGTGTTTGCTGTCCACCGCACCCTCACCATCCCTCCTCTGGAGCCATCCTCTCTGGTCATCGCTGGCAACCAGTCCTGCAGCCCTGTCATCTGCACCCCTGACTTTGCCATCTTCAAGTTCCCAGTGACTGGCTGTGGGACCCATGCCTTTGTGAGTTGCTGCTTAGGGAGGAGTGGAACatttggggggggtggggggtggtgtaTGGATCTAGTTCAATGGTTCTCAATCCTACCCTGCTGGCTTTTGTTCCAGCCAAGCGCCTGCTTCCTTAAACTGAACTAATTGTGCCTACCCTTCTGATCTCTCCCCTGTACCCAGGTGGTGGGCAAGACTACCATCTACCTGGCAGAGGTGATGGCCCTGGCACGACAGAACAGCCTGAAGTATGGCGTGATCACCAGAGATGGCCCCTTCAGGTGAGGCTGCAGCATTGGTATGGGCTGCATGTGGATCTGCATAGATGGGACTTGGCATTAGCCTGCTCTACACCGTTCTGAAATGAGTACTTGACACATGGTCTTGCACCCATAATCGCACAGTTGGCAGACTAACCCAACTGTGTGAGGCATGGTCGGAGTTGGTCAGTCCTGATGGGCAATGCCAATCCTCGGCCCCTTAAAACTAGGGAACCGTGCAGATGGGTGAGCAGTAGATGGGGACCCGTCTTCTGGCTTGGTCTAATTTCTGTCCTGTGTGCAGATTGCTGGTCGAGTGTCGCTATGCAGAGGATAACCTGATCAGCACTGGCTACCTGGTAAAGAGCCCCAACCTGCCCAGCACTATCATGTCCCCTGGGGTATTCGGGGTGCAGCTCAGAATAGCTACTGGTAAGTGCCCAGTCAGTCACGCCTCCTCGGCAGAGGAAACGTCAATGCGCACGCCTACTGAACGCATCCTTAAAGGAAAGGGGCAAAACCACAAACTGAGGCCTGCCCTTGATCTCCTTCTCAGACGCGGCCTTCAGCCGCTTCTACCCTCAGTACCACAGACCGCTGCGGCTGCTCCTGGGTCGCCCCATGTATCTGGAGGTGCGGTTGCTGAGCTCGCCAGACCCCaacctgctgctgctggtgcacTACTGTGTTGCCTACCCCCGCTCTGCCCAGGCCGTCTGGGTGCTGCTGTATGAAGGGTGAGTGCTCCCTGGGGGGCAGTTCATCCCAGTCTACCTCGTACCCGACGCTCTGGGAGCGTTGACCTAACCCTCCCCCCTTTCTGCAGCTGCCCCAACCCTCTGGACTACGGCCATACGTCCACCCTGCACATCAACAACCAGCTGCCCCTGCCTAGGCAGCACCGCCGCTTCCACATCACCACCTTCCAGTTCATGGATCAGACAATGCAGGCATACCTGGATGAGGAGGTGGGTGAGGGGAAGGAGCTGGATGGGAGAAGAGGGTGGGAGTTGACTGCTTAAACCTCTGCTCTTCCTTCAGATCTACTTCATGTGCTCCACTGAGGTGTGCTCTCCGGCCATGAAGACCTGTGTGGAGGGCTGCTTTGATGGGCGCAGTGAGTTGTCCTGACCTTTCACTTCTTGACCTGCAGCTGGGGGAGGGTTGCTTCTTGTTGATGCCATGTCTTAAGGGGGCCAGCAGGTGGCAAGTGTAGTGTGGTCTGGCTGGAGAGATTGCAAGGGGGAAGGGTTTAATCTCTGCTCTGTGGTAATGGGTCTACAGTGTACAGCCCCTCACGGGAGATGCTTCTGCTCAATGAGCATGCAGAAGGCAGacccgtctctctccctctctgcagaGATCCCAGTGGTACCAGACCCCAACACGGATGCCCGCTGTCTCCGGAAGCCCTGTCCAGGAAGCAAGGCCAAGATATCTGTGGGGTTGCCAGCACAGTGACCGGTGCCTCGGGTGAGTGCTGACCACTGGTtgccagccctggtcctgtggGGCTGCACTGTCCTCTCCATTGCCTGCAGCCTCAATTGTACTGCCTGGCTTAATTTGGGTGCCTGTGCCCTCTTCTGTTCTGCTGGAGATGGCCATCTGCTTCAAATGGAAGCAGTCTGGGCCTGATGGAGGTCCTGGAGCGTGGTGCAACTAACCTGTGGCCCCTTGGCTAGGGCTGAGAACCACAGACCTTGACTGCCCCCTGCAGGCCTTCACATGCAGTGCCTTGGTACCAGTACCCAGCTGATTAAATCCATCCCACTCGTTGACTTGATATGGCTAGTAAtgtctccccttctctctcaggGCTGTGCTGGACCCTGTGGGTATCCCTGCTCTCCACCCTCCTGCAGGCTTTGTGCTGTGGTCTCTGTAATGGCTGACCCCTGCTGTTGACTGAATAAAGTGCTAGTTGAAATGACCCTGTCTGTCCTGCTGTCTTGACTCTCTCTTCTCTGAAGCCTGGCTGCTGTCTGCAGTGTGAGGGTTTTAAAGCACTTCAGGGCAGGGGCTGCTGtaatggtggggggggttgtgttCTTCACTTGACCTCTAACCTGGAAGGGCTTCTCTGCATGTGGCAGTAGAGCACTGACTGCATCTATGGGTGTGAGGTTAATGAGCTCTAGCTGAATTGGACTGGTTGTGCAGGTGCCCTTGGCAGTGGAGTTGCACTGTGATGGGTAGCAGGGTCCAACACACTGTGCACTTATGCACTGGCACAAGTCCTGTATGGACCTGCTGAGCCCCCTGACCAGGGGTGATTTCCAGCCAGGGGGCCATGAATATTACAAAGGGGCTGATGTCTGTTAGGGGGGTCTGGGGCCTACTCCCCTGAGATGACTTCTTTTTGTAGGATTTGCTCTTGTAAGGTAAGactgaagcaaattacaaggatgaAGTGGGCAATTCATAACAATCTAGCAAAAATGTACCACCATGCTGCTGGTGCctattttttaattgacatgAACACAATAGCCTTGAACTGTAAGCAGGAAGTAACTTCCTTGTGCAAGACCTGTCTACCCGAGTGCATCTGTTCCCTCTTGTATCTGCTGCCATCCTTCAGTGTTCTGCTTGTGAACACATCTGTAAGTGTTTATCGTTATATAACattgtaactacatatcggagAATATTTGTGACTGTTTACACCGTTTTGATACTAGATGCCTTATTGTCGTTGGTAGGATATGATAGCGGAGATTGCTATTTGTATAGTTAATGTGCAGTGTAATGGGTAGCTGTAATTTGGATGCATATAAGAGCGAGTGCTTAACTTCCTCATTATTTGAATTGGTTTCTTCACAGTGATGTATGTATCCTATGCTGATTTAGCATGTCACAGTGAACGGTGTACATTATCTCACATTTGAGACATTCTATTGTTGTATTCTGTTGCAGTTTCACTCTTAATTCATGAATGCATCTTATAACCTGCAAACTAAGATGAATCCTCACTCTTCTGCATGTAATGGATGGAGTTTGGCTTGCTGTTAAATTGTCAGGACACCCACTGAGAACAGTACAGTGAAAAGACACGAGTCCTACAAGCAAAACCAGCTTGAAGGTAGTAGACTATAAACCGATATGAGCACCGTCATGCATGAAGATGGTGAGCCAACTGCCCCTACAAAGGAAAGCAGGTCCACTATTAACAGAGGGAACCCCGATCCTGATGGACCAAGCATCGGAGTTAAACTCAAGACATTCTGCTTCATCACGATCATCGTCCAGATCATCAGTCAGCATAGCAGTTGCTAGAGCACATGCATTGTTTACCAAGAAAGAGAAAGCAAATAAACATGATAAAATGAGATCGGAGGTGAGTCATCAGCTAGACAATGCGAAACTGGACACAGACTTTGAGGTGCTCCATCATGAAAAGGATGTAACTACTGCTCTTGCTCAAGCAGAGGTACTGGAGGCAGCCACTGCAGAGATTGAACAGGGTACGCCAAGAATGGTAAGCTGTCCCATCTCTCCACAGATCAAAGTTGAGCACACATGAAACTATGTTAGGGCACAAGCCATGGAACACT
It contains:
- the LOC136767997 gene encoding zona pellucida sperm-binding protein 4-like; this translates as MQIYLPLGSYSRVFLQRAKMTLLPVLELPRTCQHRVRRRQGEVVLIASFRGCYVWKLEKAGRPYAALTLRYYDLHLKMSQVATVSCPLTTTTPLPSAQPPKGLSISCSEVCMTVHLPTGPLSAVHILNSSNALVPVLQMPKSCGYSLVRGQGENMLTILYTACDVRIVAQRYTIQVVYMTAAGERAEIQVSCPYHKLQPQQGCPLPKSQQVSCGPKRVRAATCLARGCCMDPETAHCYYPLDECTSDKHFVFAVHRTLTIPPLEPSSLVIAGNQSCSPVICTPDFAIFKFPVTGCGTHAFVVGKTTIYLAEVMALARQNSLKYGVITRDGPFRLLVECRYAEDNLISTGYLVKSPNLPSTIMSPGVFGVQLRIATDAAFSRFYPQYHRPLRLLLGRPMYLEVRLLSSPDPNLLLLVHYCVAYPRSAQAVWVLLYEGCPNPLDYGHTSTLHINNQLPLPRQHRRFHITTFQFMDQTMQAYLDEEIYFMCSTEVCSPAMKTCVEGCFDGRKIPVVPDPNTDARCLRKPCPGSKAKISVGLPAQ
- the LOC136768080 gene encoding probable serine/threonine-protein kinase kinX; this encodes MALRRVQREKLVFLVVWLLGGLVNTQLPDVDVDGSDWDGVGHEVYDSKAGLPAEVAGEGGYDYGSPDDGFWNVQDGEEDEELSRSSFHHMHVFPEDVEPDSDPYTLSEGHDELEEIEEELEDMEEELENLDGEESWEEEMVEVEQPVEQEEPVDGEESWEEEMVEVEQPLEQEEPVDGEESSEEEMVEVEQPLEQEEPVDGEESSEEEMVEVEQPLEQEEPVDGEESSEEEMVEVEQPLEQEEPVDGEESSEEEMVEVEQPLEQEEPVDGEESSEEEMVEVEQPLEQEEPVDGEESSEEEMVEVEQPVEQEEPVDGEESWEEEMVEVEQPVEQEEPVDGEESSEEEEPAAGGRSRGAAGEAPAYSSRGAAGEAPAYSSRGAAGEAPAYSSRGAAGEAPAYSQCTED